GCGCCGACGCCGGTCGCGAGGCCGAGGTCGTGACACAGCTTTCGGACGTACGTCCCCGACTCACACCGGACCCGGATGAGTGCCTTCCGGTCGGCGACCTCCAGCACGTCGAGGTCGTGGACCGTCCGCGTGCGGAGCCGGCGGCTCACGGCGCTCTTCCGCGGCGGCTTCTGGTAGATCTCGCTTTCAAACTCCGCGACCACCTCGCGGAAGTCGGCCGGGGGCGACCCGTGGAGTTCCAGCACCGCGACGTACTCCTTGGCCCCTTCGAGGAACACCTGCGCCATGCGCGTCGCGTCGCCGGTCAGCGTGGGCAGACAGCCGGTCACCTTCGGGTCGAGCGTGCCGGAGTGCGCGACGCCGCCGGTGGGGGGGCCCTCCGGATCGAGCGCCGCGAGCGTCTCGTCGATCGCGTCCCGAATCCACGCCGACACCTGATGCGAGGAGGGTCCGGCGGGCTTGTCGAGGTTGACGACGCCGAATCGGAGCAGCTCCGGCACCGAGCGCTCGCCGGGCGGGGCTCTGAGCGGGTCGTCGCCGCTCGCGGAGCCGTCACCGCCGGCGGGGGCGTCGGCGGGGCCGTTGCCGGGAGCGTCGCGGCCGGTGTCGTCGGGTGTGCCTGTCATGGTCGGGGGAGCCGCCGCTCAGAAGTCGTACACGACGCCCTCGACGGGCGCTTTCCCCTCGTCGGTCGCGGAGTCGTACGCCTCCACCGTCGCGACGAGGACGTCGAGGAACGGTTCGGGGCCCCACCGGGCGGTGTTGTACGCGGCGTCGTAGATGGAGAGGTCCTCGATGTCGATGTTGTAGTACTCCTCGTAGCGCTTGCGCTCGGAGGCCTCCCGGCGCTCCGTCTCGGTTCGCGCGCGGTCGACCGGCTTCGACTCGCGCTCGGCGATCCGCTCCGCGCGGACCGACAGCGGGGCGTCGAACCAGAACCGGAAGTCCGCGTGGTCGGCCGCGAGCCAGCCGGCGAGCCGCGATTCGAGGACGACGTCGTCGCGCTCGACGGCGATCTCGCGGAGCCGGCGGTCGAGGTCGCGGTCGATCTGCGGATCCTCCTCGGCGAACTCGTTGAACTCGACGGGCGTCATGTCGCGTTCGGCCGCCATCTCGCGGAAGATGTCGCCGCCCGAGACGTGCCCGAGGCCGAGCGCGTCGGCGAGCTGGACGGCGTTGGTGCTCTTCCCGCTCCCCGGCGGGCCGGAGACGGTGATCAACATAGCCTCACTCCGCGGGTGTCGTTCAAAACGGTTGTCGTTCGCCGTCGTGCGGGACCGACCGGCGGCGGCCGCCGGGGCGAGAGCGGTTCACGCCTCGCCGTCCCTCACGCCTCGTCGTCCGCGGTCGCGGCCGTCATCGACCAGACCGCGACGACCCCGAGGAGGAGCGCGGGGACGAGCGGGAGCGCGAGGTACGTCGCGAAGAACGTGAGACCGAACGCGCCGGCTGCGTACGGGTAAGCGTAGATGATCCCCGGGATCACCAGCACGCAGGTGAACAGCACGGCGGTCAGCGCCCACCCCTTGCGGCCGAAGCCGTCGGCCGTCGGGTCGTCGGCCGACGGCGTCTCGTCCCGCGGGCCGTCGCCGCGGTCGGGCGCGTCGCCGTCGCGGACGCTGTGGGGCCCGGCGTCGTCCGTCCCGCCGTCGCCCTCGGTCTCGGGGACGTGAACGTAGCCGCCGTCGGTGGTGCCGTCGGGGGACTCGTCCGCATCGGCGTCGGTCTCAGAGCTCACTGTCGGGCTTTACGACCACTTTGCCAAAGCCCTCACGGTTCTCGATCATCTCGTGTGCGCGCGCGGCCTCGCTCATCGGGAGGACCTCGCGGACGCGGGGTTCGAAGGTGCCGTCCCAGACGAGTTCCAGGACGTCGTCGACCTCGCCGGGCGTCGCCATCGTTGAGCCGAGCACCGACAGCTGGTTCCAGAAGATGCGGTTGAGCCCGGCACCGGGGTTCCCGCCGGTCGTCGCGCCGCAGGTGACGAGCCGGCCGCCCTTCGCCATCGACTTCAGCGAGTCCGGGTAGGTGGCCTCGCCGACGTGATCGACGACGACGTCGACGCCGCGTTTGCCGGTTAGCGCGCTGATCTCGTCGGCGAAGTCGTTCGCCTCGTAGTCGATCACGTGGTCCGCACCGCAGTCCTCGGCGTGCGAGAGCTTCTCCTCGGTGGAGGCGGTCGCGAACACCTCACACCCCGCGTGGTCGGCGATCTGGACGGCGGCGTGGCCGACGCCGCCGGAGGCACCGAGGACGAGCACCGTCTCGCCCGCCTCGATGTCGGCGCGCGTGTGGAGCATGCGCCACGCGGTCTGGAACACGAGCGACGCGGAGCCGGCCACCTCCCAGTCGACGCCGTCCGGGACCGGGACGAGGTTCGCCTCGGGGACGACGGCCTTCTCGGCGTGGACGCCGCGGACGTGTTCGCCGATGATGTGGAAGGAGACGCACAGCGACTCCTCGCCGTTGCGGCAGAACTCGCAGTTCCCGCAGGAGACGCCGGCGCTCACCGCGACGCGGTCGCCCGGCTCGAAGCGCGTCACGCCCTCGCCGACGGACTCGACGACACCAGCCGCGTCGCTGCCGGGGATGTGTGGCATCTCCAGGTCGATGCCGGGCATCCCGCGTCGCGTCCAGATGTCGAGGTGGTTCAGGGCACCGGCCTTGACCTCGATCACCACCTCGCCGCGGTCCGGTTCGGGGTCAGGGAACTCGCCGTACTCGATCACGTCGCGGTCGCCGTGGTCGCCGAACTGAACGGCCTTCATGATCGGTCCCTCCCGCGGGACCCACTAAACAGTACGCCTCACGGAACCCGATGCGACGCTCACGGAACCCGATGCGACGTTCACGGAACCCGACGATGCGACGTTCATGGAACCTGATGATGCGACGTTCACGGAACCCGACGATGTGACGCTTGCGGGACCGCGCGGGACCGACCTGACGGGGGCAGTCCGCCGCCGTGAGGGTGTCGACGACGACCGTGGGAACCCCCCACAGCGACCCGACCGATTCGTGATGTTTAAGTACCGAAAGCGGGAGATAACGAACGCACGAACTGTAGGGGCGTCGGGCCCCGAGTCCGCAAGGGCGATGATACAACGCGGGTTGCGGTAGCCAAGCCTGGCCCAAGGCGCAGGGTTGCTAACTCTGTGGCGTCACTGCCTCCGGGGTTCGAATCCCCGCCGCAACGCTCGAACGGACGAGTACCGCCGGATTCGCGCCGGTAGGACTCACCACAACCAACACATGAGCACGGAAGAATCACAGGACGACTCACCGGAGGAGGAGGAAGACCTCCAGTACTTCGTTCGGATCGGGGGCGCGGACCTCGACGGGACGAAGACGGTCGAGCGAAGCCTGTCCGAACTCGACGGCATCGGCACGCGCACGGCGCGGCTGGTCGCCGAGAAGGCCGACGTGGACCGAAGCGCCACGTTCGGGCTCCTCGACGAGGAGGACATCGACGCGGTGGTCGACATCGCCGAGAACCTCGAAGACCACGTCCCGTCGTGGATGACGAACAGACAGAACGACTTCTTCACCGGAGAGACGACGCACCTCGTCGGCACCGACGTCGACGAGAAGCGCCGCCACGACATCAACCGGATGAAGATCATCGAATCGTACAAGGGCGTGCGTCACAAGCGCGGACAGAAGGTCCGCGGCCAGCGCACCAAGTCCACGGGTCGCTCGGAGGGGACCATCGGGGTCAACGTCGAGGAGATCCGCGAGGAGATGGCCGACGACGAAGGCGGTGACGACGAATGAGCACCGGGAAAAACACCAAGGGCTACGAGACGCCGAACCACCCGTACCAGGGCGAGCGCATCGCCGAGGAGTCCGACCTCCTCTCGCGGTACGGTCTGAAGAACAAAGAGGAGTTCTGGCGCGCCCAGTCCGAACTGCGCAACATGCGCCGGGAGGCCCGACGGCTCCTCGGCGAGGCGCAGGGCGACGTCGACGCCGCCCAAGACGCCGGCGCGGAGTTCGTCGCACGGCTCCGCCGCATCGGCATCCTCGGCGACAACGACGACATCTCGACGGTCCTGTCGCTCGACGTGACCGACCTGCTGGAGCGTCGTCTCCAGACGGTCGTCTACCGGCAGGGATTCGCCTCCTCGACCCAGCAGGCCCGCCAGTTCATCGTCCACGGCCACATCACCGTCAACGGCGCTCGCGTCACGCGCCCGTCGGTGAAGGTGGACGTCGACGACGAAGGTGCCATCGCCTTCGACGAGAACAGTCCGCTCGCGGACGATCTCCACCCCGAGCGCGCGGAGTCACAGGAGTAACACCATGAGTGAATCCGAAGACGGAGGAAAGTGGGGCATCGCCCACGTGTACGCGTCGTTCAACAACACGCTCATCACGGTCACCGACGAGACGGGTGCCGAGACGATCGCCAAGTCGTCCGGCGGCACCGTGGTGAAGCAGAACCGCGACGAGGCGTCGCCGTACGCCGCCATGCAGATGGCGGAGGTCGTCGCCGAGCGCGTCAAGGACGCCGGTCTGGAGGGCGTACACGTTCGCGTGCGCGGCCCCGGCGGCAACCTCAACAAGTCCACCGGTCCCGGTGCGCAGGCGACGATCCGCGCGCTCTCGCGTGCGGGCGTCGAGATCGGACGGATCGAGGACGTCACGCCCATCCCGCACGACGGGACGAAGGCACCGAAGAACAAGCGAGTCTGACATGACCGAAGACGAATTCGACGTCCAGTACGTCGAACGGGACGAACGCAGCGCGCGGGTGCTCATCCGCGGGCTCACGCCGGCGCTCGCCAACGGCATCCGCCGGGCGATGATCGCCGATGTCCCGACGTTCTCGATCGACACCGTCCGGTTCGTCGAGAACTCCTCGGTCATGTTCGACGAGATGATCGGCCTGCGTCTGGGGCTCATCCCCCTGACGACGCCGCTCGACGACTTCGAGGTCGGCGACGAGGTCACACTCGCGCTCGACGTCGAGGGCCCGGCGACGGCGTACTCCGGCGACATCGAAAGCAGCGACCCGCTCGTCGAGGTCGCCGACGAGAACGTCCCGATCATCGAGCTGAAGGAGGGACAGCGGTTGGAGTTCGAGGCCGACGCGGTCCTCGACACCGGCAAGGAGCACGCCAAACACCAGGGCGGCGTCTCCGTCGGTTACCGCCACCTCCAGCGCGTCACGGTCGAGGGCGACCGCGGCGAGTTCGACGACGACGAGCCGAACATCCTCCGCGGCGTCATCGAGACGCCGGACGGGGAGATCGAGCTCACGGACGAGTTCGACAACGACCTCTCGGAACGGTTCCCCGGGAAGGAGGTCGCGGTCGAGGACGTGCCGGGCGCGTTCGTCTTCCACATCGAGACGGACGGCTCGTTCGACGTCGAGGAACTGCTGCTCCGCGCGATCGACTCCATCGAGGAGCGCGCGGACGAACTACAGACGAAAGTCGCGGTATAAGGAAATGACGGCCCTTCGAACCAACCCCCTGACCGTCGCCCCCGTCGACAGCCGCGGTGCCGCCTCGATGGCCGAGGCGGCCGCCGCGGGGTCGGCGGACGGCGGGACCGAAAGTGGTTTGAAGGGAGCCGGAATACGAAGGAGTGCACGCAGGGATAGCCAAGTCAGGCCAACGGCGCAGCGTTCAGGGCGCTGTCCTGTAGAGGTCCGCAGGTTCAAATCCTGCTCCCTGCACTCCGTTTTCCACGAACTCTCCGTTCAGGAGGGACAGCTATGAGTAGCAAGACGAACCCGAAACTACAGAACCTCATCGCCGATCTGAAGTCGGTCTCGCGAGATTCCGGTGCCAACGTGTGGCAGGATGTCGCCGACCGATTAGAGAAGCCACGGCGCACGCACGCTGAGGTCAACCTGGGCCGCATCGAACGGTACGCTCAGGAAGACGAGACGGTCGTCGTCCCCGGCAAGGTGCTGGGCAGCGGTGTGCTCGAAACGAACGTCACCGTCGCCGCCGTCGACTTCTCCGGGACCGCCCGGACGAAGATCGATCAGGCCGGCGAAGCGGTGACGCTTGAACAGTACGTCGAACAGAACCCCGAAGGAAGCAACGTGAGGATCATCCGATGAGTCTCGCGAAGATAGACGCGGACGTCGTCGTCGACGCCCGCGACTGTATCCTCGGTCGCGTCTCCTCGGAGGTCGCCCAGCGCGCCCTCGCCGGGGAGACCGTCGCCGTCGTCAACGCCGAGCGCGCCGTCATCACCGGCAACGAGGAGGCGACGATGGAGACATACAACAAGCGCGCGGAGCTCGGCTCGGACAGCGGGCCGTACTACCCCAAGCGCCCCGACCGGATCTTCAAGCGCGCCATCCGCGGCATGCTGCCGTACAAGTCCGAGGACGGCCGCGAGGCCTTCTCGAACGTGCGCGTGTACGTCGGGAACCCCTACGAGCGCGACGAGGACGTCGAGAGCGTCGTCCTCGACGGCACCTCGCTCGACCGCCTCTCGAACATCAAATTCACGACGCTCGGATCGATCTCCGAGTCTCTGGGAGCCAACGTCACATGGTAACGAACACCTCAGGCAAGAAGAAGACGGCCGTCGCCCGCGCCACCGTGCGCGAGGGCGAGGGTCGCGTTCGCATCAACTCCCAGCCAGTCGAGCTGGTCGAACCGGAGCAGGCGCGGCTCAAGATGCTGGAGCCGTTCCGCATCGCCGGCGAGGACCTCCGCGACGGCGTCGACATCGACATCGACGTCGAGGGCGGCGGGTTCAGTGGCCAGGCCGACGCGGCGCGGACCGCCATCGCGCGCGGTCTCGTCCAGCACCTCGGCGACGCCGAGCTGCGGGACGCGTACATGAGCTTCGACCGCACCCTGCTGGTCAACGACGTGCGCCAGTCCGAACCCAAGAAGTGGGGCGGACCCGGCGCGCGCGCTCGCTACCAGAAGTCCTACCGCTGAGGTGATCCAGTCATGATGATCCCCGTCCGGTGTTTCACGTGCGGCAACGTCGTGGGTGAACACTGGGAAGAGTTCAAAGAGCGGGCTCGCGAGGGCGACGAAGATCCCGGCGAGGTGCTCGACGACCTCGGGGTCGACCGGCACTGCTGCCGGCGCATGCTGGTGAGCCACCGCGACCTCGTCGACGTCGTCTCACCGTACCAGTAACCCATGTCAGGACAGCGATACAACCGATACGAGAAGGCACGCATCCTCGGCGCGCGAGCGCTACAGGTGTCCTACGGGGCACCCGTGCTGATCGACACGGACCAGACGGAGCCGATCCTCGTCGCCGCGGAGGAGTACGACGCGGGCGCGCTCCCCTTCACGGTACGGAGGGAGAGCTGATGACGCGGATCACGAGCGTCTCGCTGCGTCGCGTGCTCGACTCGCGGGGCAACCCGACCGTCGAGGCCGACGTGCTCACCGAGTCCGGCGGCTTCGGCCGCGGTGCGGCCCCGAGCGGGGCCTCGACCGGCGAGTACGAGGCGATCGAACTGCCCGCGGGCGAGTCGATCGCGAAGGCCCGCGAACACGCGGTGCCGCGGCTCGAAGGCGTCTACGCGGGC
This genomic stretch from Halorubrum hochsteinianum harbors:
- a CDS encoding RNA-guided pseudouridylation complex pseudouridine synthase subunit Cbf5; protein product: MTGTPDDTGRDAPGNGPADAPAGGDGSASGDDPLRAPPGERSVPELLRFGVVNLDKPAGPSSHQVSAWIRDAIDETLAALDPEGPPTGGVAHSGTLDPKVTGCLPTLTGDATRMAQVFLEGAKEYVAVLELHGSPPADFREVVAEFESEIYQKPPRKSAVSRRLRTRTVHDLDVLEVADRKALIRVRCESGTYVRKLCHDLGLATGVGAHMGHLRRTATDPFDDRDLRTLQDLVDALAWAEDGDDALLRDVVRPAEDALAHLPAVTVARSAARNVATGAPVYAPGVIDVDDAAVPPAGDDEATPGDDADPPLVACFTPDSVAVCLGRVAGDPDAESGAVVSLERVLL
- the cmk gene encoding (d)CMP kinase gives rise to the protein MLITVSGPPGSGKSTNAVQLADALGLGHVSGGDIFREMAAERDMTPVEFNEFAEEDPQIDRDLDRRLREIAVERDDVVLESRLAGWLAADHADFRFWFDAPLSVRAERIAERESKPVDRARTETERREASERKRYEEYYNIDIEDLSIYDAAYNTARWGPEPFLDVLVATVEAYDSATDEGKAPVEGVVYDF
- a CDS encoding zinc-binding dehydrogenase encodes the protein MKAVQFGDHGDRDVIEYGEFPDPEPDRGEVVIEVKAGALNHLDIWTRRGMPGIDLEMPHIPGSDAAGVVESVGEGVTRFEPGDRVAVSAGVSCGNCEFCRNGEESLCVSFHIIGEHVRGVHAEKAVVPEANLVPVPDGVDWEVAGSASLVFQTAWRMLHTRADIEAGETVLVLGASGGVGHAAVQIADHAGCEVFATASTEEKLSHAEDCGADHVIDYEANDFADEISALTGKRGVDVVVDHVGEATYPDSLKSMAKGGRLVTCGATTGGNPGAGLNRIFWNQLSVLGSTMATPGEVDDVLELVWDGTFEPRVREVLPMSEAARAHEMIENREGFGKVVVKPDSEL
- a CDS encoding 30S ribosomal protein S13; translation: MSTEESQDDSPEEEEDLQYFVRIGGADLDGTKTVERSLSELDGIGTRTARLVAEKADVDRSATFGLLDEEDIDAVVDIAENLEDHVPSWMTNRQNDFFTGETTHLVGTDVDEKRRHDINRMKIIESYKGVRHKRGQKVRGQRTKSTGRSEGTIGVNVEEIREEMADDEGGDDE
- a CDS encoding 30S ribosomal protein S4, with the translated sequence MSTGKNTKGYETPNHPYQGERIAEESDLLSRYGLKNKEEFWRAQSELRNMRREARRLLGEAQGDVDAAQDAGAEFVARLRRIGILGDNDDISTVLSLDVTDLLERRLQTVVYRQGFASSTQQARQFIVHGHITVNGARVTRPSVKVDVDDEGAIAFDENSPLADDLHPERAESQE
- a CDS encoding 30S ribosomal protein S11, producing the protein MSESEDGGKWGIAHVYASFNNTLITVTDETGAETIAKSSGGTVVKQNRDEASPYAAMQMAEVVAERVKDAGLEGVHVRVRGPGGNLNKSTGPGAQATIRALSRAGVEIGRIEDVTPIPHDGTKAPKNKRV
- a CDS encoding DNA-directed RNA polymerase subunit D; this encodes MTEDEFDVQYVERDERSARVLIRGLTPALANGIRRAMIADVPTFSIDTVRFVENSSVMFDEMIGLRLGLIPLTTPLDDFEVGDEVTLALDVEGPATAYSGDIESSDPLVEVADENVPIIELKEGQRLEFEADAVLDTGKEHAKHQGGVSVGYRHLQRVTVEGDRGEFDDDEPNILRGVIETPDGEIELTDEFDNDLSERFPGKEVAVEDVPGAFVFHIETDGSFDVEELLLRAIDSIEERADELQTKVAV
- a CDS encoding 50S ribosomal protein L18e, giving the protein MSSKTNPKLQNLIADLKSVSRDSGANVWQDVADRLEKPRRTHAEVNLGRIERYAQEDETVVVPGKVLGSGVLETNVTVAAVDFSGTARTKIDQAGEAVTLEQYVEQNPEGSNVRIIR
- a CDS encoding 50S ribosomal protein L13, with amino-acid sequence MSLAKIDADVVVDARDCILGRVSSEVAQRALAGETVAVVNAERAVITGNEEATMETYNKRAELGSDSGPYYPKRPDRIFKRAIRGMLPYKSEDGREAFSNVRVYVGNPYERDEDVESVVLDGTSLDRLSNIKFTTLGSISESLGANVTW
- a CDS encoding 30S ribosomal protein S9 → MVTNTSGKKKTAVARATVREGEGRVRINSQPVELVEPEQARLKMLEPFRIAGEDLRDGVDIDIDVEGGGFSGQADAARTAIARGLVQHLGDAELRDAYMSFDRTLLVNDVRQSEPKKWGGPGARARYQKSYR
- a CDS encoding DNA-directed RNA polymerase subunit N is translated as MMIPVRCFTCGNVVGEHWEEFKERAREGDEDPGEVLDDLGVDRHCCRRMLVSHRDLVDVVSPYQ
- a CDS encoding DNA-directed RNA polymerase subunit K — encoded protein: MSGQRYNRYEKARILGARALQVSYGAPVLIDTDQTEPILVAAEEYDAGALPFTVRRES